From Fusarium oxysporum f. sp. lycopersici 4287 chromosome 10, whole genome shotgun sequence, the proteins below share one genomic window:
- a CDS encoding hypothetical protein (At least one base has a quality score < 10), whose amino-acid sequence MTFLVPTLFAIGLPFLPESPVWYVKKGRDDDARKAIFKLYGTSIDVEERLEFIKSELEVTAGEANMAKQTSWKAIFSKEHRSRTLIAVMGLQSQNFSGGYFANTYQTYYFELIGQSDPFGLTAISSTLQFLSNCVAVCVSDVLPRRKSLIGGGTLLCCWSIIIAGTSLAGTANTAANTALLAFMITWSMLYTGTVGCFGWAVAQETAAQATRPKTIAFSLVCQQLTALMLSSVFPYFINPDQLNWGGKVMFLFVGAEVFILATLFWFQPETKNRTYHDIDCLYAEGVPPRKFSEFVVNDGAVVRKPTVEKE is encoded by the exons ATGACTTTCCTTGTCCCTACTCTTTTCGCCATCGGCCTTCCTTTCCTTCCCGAGTCGCCTGTTTGGTACGTCAAGAAGGGCCGCGACGACGATGCTCGAAAGGCCATCTTCAAGCTTTATGGTACATCtattgatgttgaggagagACTTGAGTTCATCAAGTCTGAACTCGAGGTTACTGCTGGTGAGGCCAACATGGCAAAACAGACTAGCTGGAAGGCCATCTTCTCTAAGGAGCACCGAAGCAGAACTCTCATTGCTGTCATGGGACTTCAGTCTCAGAACTTCTCCGGTGGATACTTTGCCA ACACTTACCAGACCTACTACTTTGAGCTCATCGGCCAATCCGACCCCTTCGGCCTCACAGCCATCTCTTCGACACTCCAGTTCCTCTCCAACTGCGTCGCCGTATGCGTCTCCGATGTCCTCCCCCGTCGAAAGTCCCTCATCGGAGGCGGTACActtctctgctgctggtccatcatcatcgccggAACCTCCCTCGCAGGCACTGCCAACACAGCCGCCAACACCGCTCTCCTTGCTTTCATGATTACCTGGTCGATGCTTTATACTGGCACAGTTGGTTGCTTTGGATGGGCTGTCGCTCAAGAAACCGCTGCTCAGGCTACACGTCCCAAGACTATTGCTTTCAGTCTTGTTTGCCAGCAGCTCACTGCTCTTATGCTGTCTTCAGTATTTCCCTACTTCATCAACCCCGATCAATTGAACTGGGGCGGAAAGGTCATGTTCTTGTTTGTTGGCGCTGAGGTCTTTATCCTGGCTACACTGTTCTGGTTTCAGCCTGAGACGAAGAACAGGACTTATCATGACATTGATTGCCTGTATGCCGAGGGTGTTCCTCCCAGAAAGTTCTCCGAGTTTGTTGTCAACGACGGTGCTGTTGTTCGAAAGCCCACTGTGGAGAAGGAGTGA